From a single Labrenzia sp. PHM005 genomic region:
- a CDS encoding response regulator, which translates to MSLDLASLTFLLVEDSAYMRTILRTMLQGFGARRIVEAEDGASGLEAMDRANPDILILDWVMPILDGADMVRMIRSPNNPFAYIPIIMVTAHTERSRIVEARRLGVHELLSKPISAKALYQRVSSVILQPRDFIKTATYFGPAPREIRNRQKIWQGAPGQPGEQGNDGEDQNVTAVG; encoded by the coding sequence GTGAGCCTGGATCTGGCCTCATTGACGTTTTTGCTGGTTGAAGACAGCGCTTACATGCGGACCATCCTGCGGACTATGCTTCAGGGGTTCGGAGCACGCCGTATTGTCGAAGCCGAAGACGGTGCATCCGGTCTGGAAGCTATGGACCGCGCCAATCCGGATATTCTGATCCTAGATTGGGTGATGCCGATCCTGGATGGTGCGGATATGGTGCGTATGATCCGCAGTCCAAACAATCCTTTTGCCTATATCCCGATTATAATGGTGACGGCGCACACAGAACGTAGCCGGATCGTTGAAGCCCGCCGCCTCGGTGTGCATGAACTGTTGTCAAAACCCATTTCAGCCAAAGCACTGTATCAGCGGGTATCCAGCGTTATTCTGCAGCCCCGGGATTTCATCAAGACCGCGACCTACTTTGGTCCAGCACCGCGGGAAATTCGAAATCGCCAGAAGATTTGGCAAGGCGCACCCGGTCAGCCCGGCGAGCAAGGCAATGATGGTGAAGATCAGAATGTTACGGCTGTCGGTTAA
- the ccoS gene encoding cbb3-type cytochrome oxidase assembly protein CcoS, which translates to MDVLIYLIPIALFLGGLGLVAFLWSLKSGQYDDLEGAKWRILDDDDLPEK; encoded by the coding sequence ATGGACGTCCTTATTTACCTAATACCGATCGCGCTGTTTCTTGGGGGCCTTGGATTGGTGGCATTTCTTTGGTCTTTGAAAAGTGGCCAGTATGATGATTTGGAAGGGGCGAAATGGCGCATTCTGGATGATGATGACTTGCCCGAGAAGTAA
- a CDS encoding heavy metal translocating P-type ATPase → MTVHQRDWQSFVTPAEDGAVHMDLAVDGITCAACMGEIERGLKRLPGIRKARVNLTSQRLAVDWVEDQTGADEIVAELERLGYAAHPFDPASQKERQDKTGKQLLRCLAVAGFAGMNIMLLSVSVWSGNASDITPETRDFFHWISALIALPTVAYSGRPFIKSAFRALSSGRLNMDVPIVIGVGLAVALSLVQTIQHHHHAYFESAVMLLFFLLIGRYLDHNMRGRTRSFAENIAALKAEVAARINLDGTVREVPVSKIVAGDLVLVAGGERVSVDGVVETGISEIDQSLVTGESVLVPVNPGQRVYAGTLNGAGALQVRVEVASGATLLDEVNRLLEAASQAKSKYVQIADRAAQLYAPLVHGAAALTFLGWLVAGLAWQPALVIAISVLIITCPCALGLAVPAVQVVVSGQLFKSGILLNSGDAIERLAAIDTILFDKTGTLTLAEPDLVGAIDPEDEVLILAGRLALASRHPLSMALVKATGALTPLPDVTETSGAGLETHVNGTTLRLGSPLFCGADAASVEARFADVPGASLLAVRYGDEPVRLLAFRQSLRPDAKAVINELTKQGYALEILSGDTEPSVRSCAEVLEIQNWQAVMTPSAKIARLEALQAAGHKVLMVGDGLNDAPALAGAHVSLSPVSAVHLSQAAADAVFLGHKLQPVADALRLSIKARRAIEQNLWISTIYNIIAVPIAVAGFVTPLMAAVAMSASSLAVTANALRLRIGDGKKTTVAN, encoded by the coding sequence GTGACAGTTCATCAGCGCGACTGGCAATCCTTTGTGACACCCGCCGAGGATGGCGCGGTACATATGGATCTTGCCGTAGATGGCATTACCTGTGCAGCTTGTATGGGCGAGATCGAACGTGGATTGAAGCGGCTACCTGGCATCCGCAAGGCGCGCGTGAACTTGACGTCCCAACGGCTGGCCGTCGATTGGGTTGAGGATCAGACAGGCGCTGACGAAATCGTGGCTGAACTGGAAAGACTAGGTTACGCCGCACACCCGTTTGATCCGGCTAGCCAGAAGGAGCGTCAGGACAAGACTGGAAAGCAACTGCTTCGCTGTTTGGCCGTCGCCGGTTTTGCCGGGATGAACATCATGCTGCTGTCGGTCTCTGTTTGGTCCGGCAACGCGAGTGACATAACGCCTGAAACGCGGGATTTCTTTCACTGGATTTCTGCATTGATCGCCTTGCCGACAGTGGCGTACTCCGGGCGGCCTTTTATCAAAAGCGCATTTCGGGCTCTAAGTTCCGGCCGGTTGAACATGGACGTGCCAATCGTGATCGGAGTCGGCCTGGCGGTTGCGTTGTCATTGGTCCAAACAATCCAGCACCATCACCATGCTTATTTTGAATCGGCCGTAATGCTGTTGTTTTTCCTGCTGATCGGACGTTATCTCGATCACAATATGCGGGGGCGGACCCGGTCCTTTGCCGAGAATATTGCTGCACTGAAAGCGGAAGTCGCGGCGCGGATCAATCTGGATGGAACGGTTCGGGAAGTCCCGGTATCCAAGATCGTTGCGGGCGACCTTGTACTTGTGGCCGGCGGAGAGCGTGTTTCGGTTGATGGTGTTGTTGAGACCGGTATCTCGGAAATCGACCAGAGCTTGGTGACCGGGGAAAGCGTTTTGGTGCCGGTCAATCCCGGACAACGGGTTTATGCAGGTACGCTCAACGGAGCTGGTGCCTTGCAGGTCCGCGTTGAGGTGGCGTCCGGCGCGACATTGCTGGATGAAGTAAATCGTCTTCTGGAAGCAGCTTCTCAAGCAAAATCCAAATACGTACAGATCGCAGATCGAGCTGCCCAGCTATATGCACCGCTGGTTCATGGTGCTGCTGCTTTGACTTTTTTGGGATGGCTGGTTGCCGGGCTGGCGTGGCAGCCGGCTCTGGTGATCGCCATTTCCGTGCTCATCATCACCTGCCCATGCGCGCTTGGGCTGGCCGTTCCGGCCGTCCAGGTGGTCGTGTCCGGTCAGTTGTTCAAATCTGGCATTCTTTTAAATTCCGGTGATGCGATCGAACGCCTGGCCGCGATTGACACCATCCTGTTTGACAAAACTGGAACCTTGACACTTGCCGAACCGGATCTTGTTGGCGCGATTGATCCGGAAGACGAAGTCTTGATCTTGGCTGGCCGGCTTGCTCTTGCAAGCCGTCATCCCTTGTCGATGGCTCTGGTAAAAGCAACGGGTGCATTGACCCCGCTGCCCGATGTTACAGAAACTTCCGGAGCTGGCCTTGAAACACATGTGAACGGCACAACACTGCGTCTTGGCAGTCCACTGTTCTGCGGGGCGGATGCTGCTAGTGTTGAAGCCCGCTTTGCCGACGTCCCTGGAGCGTCACTGCTTGCTGTGCGGTATGGAGATGAACCAGTGCGCTTGCTGGCGTTCCGCCAAAGCTTACGCCCGGATGCAAAGGCTGTCATCAACGAGTTGACGAAACAGGGCTACGCTCTGGAAATCCTGTCCGGGGACACCGAACCTTCCGTTCGCTCCTGCGCTGAAGTTCTCGAGATCCAAAACTGGCAGGCTGTAATGACACCCTCTGCCAAAATCGCACGGTTGGAAGCCCTGCAAGCAGCAGGTCACAAGGTCTTGATGGTTGGTGATGGTCTTAATGACGCGCCGGCGCTGGCTGGTGCCCATGTTTCGCTGTCACCGGTCTCTGCGGTGCATCTCAGCCAAGCGGCAGCAGATGCCGTCTTTTTGGGACACAAACTCCAGCCGGTTGCTGATGCGTTGCGCCTGTCGATCAAAGCCCGGAGGGCCATCGAACAAAACCTCTGGATTTCGACAATTTATAACATCATCGCCGTGCCAATTGCCGTTGCCGGTTTTGTAACACCGCTGATGGCAGCGGTTGCCATGTCGGCTTCCTCCCTCGCGGTAACCGCAAATGCCCTTCGCCTGCGGATTGGTGATGGAAAAAAGACTACCGTGGCCAACTAG
- a CDS encoding FixH family protein, with amino-acid sequence MAMAEMNAKEPKPFTGKTVLAWLFGFFGVIFAANAVFLYLAFGSFPGVVVESSYKAGQSYNQEIAAARAQEELNWQISSEVVKRDGTGGQLVVTAADANNNPLYGIDLRATLKHPAQGNADIELSLTADGVGRYIAKMEKLPVGSWNLILEIDQDGTRKFKSENRVFVKD; translated from the coding sequence ATGGCCATGGCCGAAATGAACGCAAAAGAACCGAAACCCTTTACAGGCAAAACCGTTTTGGCTTGGCTGTTTGGCTTTTTTGGCGTGATCTTTGCCGCCAATGCGGTTTTTCTTTACTTGGCTTTTGGTTCTTTCCCCGGAGTTGTCGTCGAGAGTTCCTACAAAGCCGGGCAGTCCTACAATCAGGAGATCGCCGCTGCCAGAGCTCAAGAAGAGCTGAACTGGCAGATTTCCAGTGAAGTCGTCAAAAGAGATGGAACTGGTGGCCAGCTTGTTGTGACTGCGGCAGATGCGAACAATAATCCGCTTTATGGCATTGACTTGCGGGCAACTCTGAAACACCCGGCTCAAGGCAATGCAGATATTGAGCTGTCGCTGACTGCTGACGGAGTTGGTCGCTATATTGCCAAAATGGAAAAACTCCCCGTTGGCAGTTGGAACCTAATTCTCGAAATTGATCAGGACGGAACGCGCAAATTCAAGTCCGAGAACCGTGTGTTCGTGAAAGACTGA
- the ccoG gene encoding cytochrome c oxidase accessory protein CcoG yields the protein MSTDTHTQGGGHDDEWFASAKKIYPMATHGLFRRIKWTLLFITLGIYYFLPFIRYDRGPNAPNQAVLIDMEGRRGYFFFIEIWPQEVYYLTGLLIIAAVALFLMNAVAGRLWCGYLCPQTVWTDLFLWVERKIEGDRRERIALDKESWTFGKLGKRATKHFFWLMIAWWTGGAWVLYFNDAPTLVWQLLTFQAPMIAYIWIAILTSTTYLLAGFMREQVCIYMCPWPRIQAALTDEKALNVTYRWDRGEPRGSLKQNKKLEKQGMPAGDCIDCFQCFQVCPTGVDIRKGAQIDCIQCGLCIDACDNIMAKVGKPSGLIGYDTDENIERRIEGKEPVYEIVRGRTIAYAGIIAVVGAIMLATLLNREFADISVLHDRNPVFVEQSDGSVRNGYTVRLSNKRRHDRHFMLHVEGMPAETRVEAVGVEETFAGRPIINVGPDTTREVRVLVTSPPGSELPHSTPVTFRITESVMGEVVTTQDTFKAPERD from the coding sequence ATGTCTACCGACACCCATACGCAGGGGGGCGGCCACGACGACGAGTGGTTCGCATCTGCCAAAAAGATCTACCCAATGGCGACGCATGGCTTGTTCCGCCGGATCAAGTGGACGCTGCTCTTCATTACCCTTGGGATCTACTATTTTCTGCCCTTTATCCGCTATGACCGCGGTCCCAATGCGCCAAACCAAGCCGTGCTCATCGATATGGAAGGGCGCAGAGGTTACTTCTTTTTCATCGAGATATGGCCGCAGGAAGTCTACTACCTGACCGGCCTCTTGATCATCGCGGCTGTTGCTCTGTTTTTGATGAACGCTGTCGCGGGCCGTCTTTGGTGCGGATATCTATGCCCGCAAACAGTCTGGACCGACCTGTTTTTGTGGGTTGAGCGCAAGATTGAAGGCGACCGCCGCGAGCGGATCGCACTGGACAAAGAAAGCTGGACCTTCGGCAAGCTGGGCAAACGCGCCACAAAGCACTTCTTCTGGCTGATGATTGCCTGGTGGACCGGCGGGGCATGGGTGCTTTATTTCAACGATGCACCAACCCTGGTTTGGCAATTGCTGACTTTCCAGGCGCCGATGATCGCCTATATCTGGATCGCGATCTTGACCAGCACGACCTATCTGTTGGCCGGGTTCATGCGCGAGCAAGTTTGTATCTACATGTGCCCGTGGCCCCGGATCCAGGCGGCCTTGACCGATGAAAAAGCGCTGAACGTCACTTACCGCTGGGACCGCGGTGAGCCGCGGGGATCACTAAAGCAGAACAAGAAACTGGAAAAGCAGGGCATGCCCGCCGGCGACTGCATTGATTGCTTCCAATGTTTCCAGGTGTGCCCGACAGGTGTCGATATCCGCAAAGGCGCGCAGATTGACTGCATCCAGTGCGGCCTGTGTATCGACGCCTGCGACAACATCATGGCAAAGGTCGGAAAACCCTCTGGCCTGATCGGTTACGACACCGATGAAAACATCGAACGGCGCATTGAGGGCAAGGAACCGGTTTACGAAATTGTTCGCGGCCGTACGATCGCATACGCAGGTATTATTGCCGTGGTTGGCGCCATCATGCTGGCAACACTGCTGAACCGGGAATTTGCAGATATCAGCGTCCTGCATGACCGCAATCCGGTTTTTGTCGAACAATCCGATGGATCTGTCCGCAATGGCTATACGGTTCGTTTGTCCAACAAACGTCGGCATGACCGGCATTTCATGCTGCATGTTGAAGGCATGCCGGCTGAGACAAGAGTCGAGGCCGTTGGCGTTGAAGAAACGTTCGCCGGACGCCCGATCATTAACGTAGGGCCGGATACCACCCGTGAAGTGCGTGTGCTTGTGACGTCTCCACCGGGATCCGAGTTGCCGCATTCCACTCCGGTGACTTTCCGGATCACCGAAAGTGTTATGGGCGAGGTGGTTACGACCCAAGATACCTTTAAGGCGCCGGAGCGGGACTAG
- the ccoP gene encoding cytochrome-c oxidase, cbb3-type subunit III → MADIHDKEVDQISGVETTGHEWDGLKELNNPLPRWWLYLFYVTIAWAVIYWVLYPSWPLVSSYTTGVLGSNQRAEALAALEEGIAGRSEFADKIVATSLEDISKDQQLLQFAMANGKAAFGDNCAPCHGNGGTGAEGYPNLQDDTWIWGGTLDDIHTTLLYGIRSDHEDTRIGDMPSFGKDELLDKEEVAQVSNFVASRAGLETKDGVDLAAGETLYVDNCAACHGDNLEGIQEVGAPSLMSASYLYGKTLEDITAQVHTARNGVMPPWVDRLDEATVKSLAVYVHAFGGGQ, encoded by the coding sequence ATGGCTGATATACACGACAAGGAAGTCGACCAAATTTCCGGGGTCGAAACCACCGGCCACGAGTGGGATGGCCTGAAGGAACTCAACAACCCATTGCCGAGATGGTGGCTGTACCTCTTTTATGTCACCATCGCCTGGGCTGTGATCTATTGGGTGCTGTATCCGTCCTGGCCGCTGGTCTCCAGCTACACCACCGGTGTTCTGGGGTCCAATCAGCGGGCCGAGGCATTGGCCGCGCTTGAAGAAGGGATCGCGGGCCGGTCGGAGTTTGCGGACAAGATCGTTGCGACCTCTTTGGAAGACATCTCCAAGGATCAGCAGCTGCTGCAGTTCGCAATGGCCAATGGTAAAGCGGCTTTCGGCGACAACTGTGCACCATGCCACGGCAATGGTGGTACAGGTGCGGAAGGCTATCCGAACCTTCAGGACGATACCTGGATCTGGGGTGGTACGCTGGACGACATCCACACCACGCTCCTCTACGGTATCCGATCTGACCATGAAGACACCCGGATCGGCGACATGCCGTCCTTTGGCAAGGACGAACTTCTGGACAAGGAAGAAGTTGCTCAAGTGTCCAACTTTGTGGCCTCCCGTGCTGGTCTTGAAACCAAGGACGGTGTCGACCTGGCCGCAGGTGAAACGCTTTACGTGGACAACTGCGCGGCCTGTCATGGAGATAACCTTGAAGGTATCCAGGAGGTCGGCGCGCCGAGCCTGATGTCCGCCAGCTACCTCTATGGCAAAACTCTAGAGGACATCACGGCCCAGGTGCACACCGCCCGCAATGGCGTCATGCCGCCGTGGGTTGATCGTCTCGACGAGGCGACCGTGAAATCCCTGGCCGTTTATGTCCATGCCTTTGGTGGCGGCCAGTAA
- a CDS encoding cbb3-type cytochrome c oxidase subunit 3 translates to MNETYSAFASFAQTWGLLYFMILFGFVLAYALWPKNSKKFDDAAQIPFRED, encoded by the coding sequence ATGAATGAGACATATTCTGCGTTCGCGAGCTTCGCGCAAACTTGGGGCCTTCTCTACTTCATGATCCTGTTCGGGTTCGTCTTGGCCTACGCACTGTGGCCAAAGAACAGCAAAAAGTTCGACGATGCCGCTCAGATCCCGTTCCGCGAGGACTAA
- the ccoO gene encoding cytochrome-c oxidase, cbb3-type subunit II, translated as MSAWKKHEIFEKNSIVLVIGILVAISIGGLVEIAPLFYLKSTIEKTEGMRPYTPLELAGRDIYIREGCYLCHSQMIRPMRDELERYGHFSLAAESMYDHPHQWGSKRTGPDLARVGGKYSDDWHVEHLVNPRSLVPASIMPGYPFLAENELSTRDIKNHLSANAIVGVPYTDEQVDNAATDLIGQASPESDAAYEFEERYPGALIRDFDGNPSKVTEMDAMVAYLQVLGTMVDFSIYDDKANLR; from the coding sequence ATGTCTGCATGGAAAAAACACGAAATCTTCGAGAAGAACTCCATTGTCCTTGTGATCGGAATTCTCGTTGCAATCTCAATCGGCGGTTTGGTTGAAATCGCACCGCTCTTCTATCTGAAGAGCACGATTGAGAAGACAGAAGGCATGCGTCCTTATACGCCGCTGGAACTGGCTGGCCGGGACATCTACATCCGCGAAGGCTGTTATCTGTGTCACTCACAGATGATCCGCCCGATGCGCGATGAACTGGAACGGTATGGCCATTTCTCGCTGGCTGCGGAATCGATGTACGACCACCCGCACCAGTGGGGCTCCAAACGAACCGGTCCTGACCTGGCCCGTGTTGGCGGCAAGTATTCGGACGACTGGCATGTGGAACACCTGGTCAACCCGCGTTCGCTGGTGCCGGCCTCCATCATGCCTGGTTATCCGTTCCTGGCGGAAAACGAGCTCAGCACCCGGGATATCAAGAACCATCTGTCCGCAAATGCCATCGTCGGTGTGCCTTATACCGATGAGCAAGTGGACAACGCCGCGACCGACTTGATCGGCCAAGCGTCTCCGGAATCCGACGCGGCATATGAGTTCGAGGAACGTTATCCCGGCGCATTGATCCGTGATTTCGACGGCAATCCGAGCAAAGTCACTGAGATGGACGCTATGGTCGCCTATCTCCAGGTGCTCGGAACTATGGTCGACTTCTCGATCTATGACGACAAAGCAAACCTGAGGTAA
- the ccoN gene encoding cytochrome-c oxidase, cbb3-type subunit I yields MAQTKTKLVSLEEGGFAFFLVLLAFACLIVAGKTFDQVMAFHASVGALFAAAGVFFIFKNYFDDGGQAIPQEIDGKPNYNMGPVKFGTVAAMFWGIAGFTVGLIIALQLAWPALNFDLPWTNFGRLRPLHTSAVIFAFGGNVLLATSMYVVQRTCRARMPGKILPWFVILGYNAFIVIAGTGYLLGATQSKEYAEPEWYADLWLTIVWVFYLLLFMGTLWKRKEPHIYVANWFYLAFIVTIAMLHITNNLAVPISIYSTKSYIVWSGVQDAMVQWWYGHNAVGFFLTAGFLAIMYYFIPKQADRPVYSYRLSIVHFWAIIFLYIWAGPHHLHYTALPQWASTLGATFSIILWMPSWGGMINGLMTLSGAWDKLRTDPVLRMMVVSVAFYGMSTFEGPLMSLRSVNSLSHYTDWTIGHVHSGALGWVGYISFGALYCLVPWLWNKKSLYSLKLVNWHFWLSTLGIVLYITAMWVSGIMQGLMWRAYDQLGFLEYSFVETVEAMHPFYIIRALGGALFVLGALIMAYNLWMTVRHGEAEEAEATPAGSLAAAE; encoded by the coding sequence ATGGCACAAACTAAGACCAAATTGGTCTCGCTCGAGGAGGGCGGTTTCGCTTTCTTCCTCGTGCTGCTTGCATTCGCCTGCCTGATCGTGGCGGGCAAGACCTTTGATCAGGTCATGGCATTTCATGCTAGCGTTGGCGCATTGTTCGCCGCCGCTGGTGTGTTCTTCATCTTCAAGAACTACTTCGATGACGGCGGACAGGCGATTCCGCAGGAAATCGATGGCAAACCCAACTACAACATGGGACCGGTCAAGTTCGGCACCGTGGCTGCAATGTTCTGGGGGATCGCCGGTTTCACCGTCGGTCTGATCATTGCGCTTCAGCTGGCTTGGCCAGCGCTGAACTTCGATCTTCCATGGACCAATTTTGGCCGCCTGCGCCCCTTACACACATCCGCTGTGATTTTTGCTTTTGGCGGCAACGTGCTTCTGGCAACGTCCATGTATGTGGTTCAGCGCACCTGCCGCGCGCGTATGCCGGGCAAGATCCTGCCCTGGTTCGTGATCTTGGGCTACAACGCCTTCATCGTGATTGCCGGAACCGGCTATCTGCTAGGTGCGACGCAAAGTAAGGAATACGCCGAGCCAGAATGGTATGCCGATCTGTGGCTCACGATCGTTTGGGTGTTTTACCTGCTTCTGTTCATGGGCACGCTCTGGAAGCGGAAAGAGCCGCATATCTATGTGGCAAACTGGTTTTATCTGGCGTTCATCGTCACGATCGCCATGCTGCACATCACCAACAACCTAGCAGTCCCGATCTCCATCTATTCGACGAAGTCCTACATCGTCTGGTCTGGTGTTCAGGATGCAATGGTGCAGTGGTGGTATGGCCACAACGCGGTGGGCTTCTTCCTGACCGCTGGTTTCCTGGCTATCATGTATTACTTCATTCCGAAGCAGGCTGATCGGCCGGTATATTCCTACCGTCTGTCCATCGTTCACTTCTGGGCGATCATCTTCCTGTACATCTGGGCAGGTCCGCACCATCTGCACTACACGGCTCTGCCACAGTGGGCATCGACGCTCGGCGCGACCTTCTCGATCATACTGTGGATGCCGTCCTGGGGTGGCATGATCAACGGTCTGATGACCCTATCCGGGGCTTGGGACAAGCTGAGAACCGATCCGGTTCTACGCATGATGGTTGTGTCCGTCGCCTTCTACGGCATGTCCACCTTCGAAGGCCCGCTGATGAGCTTGCGCTCGGTCAACTCCCTGTCGCACTACACCGATTGGACCATTGGCCACGTGCATTCCGGTGCGCTCGGCTGGGTTGGCTACATCTCCTTCGGCGCCTTGTACTGCCTGGTTCCGTGGCTGTGGAACAAGAAGAGCCTTTATTCGCTGAAGCTGGTGAACTGGCACTTCTGGCTGTCTACACTCGGTATCGTGCTTTACATCACCGCGATGTGGGTTTCCGGGATCATGCAAGGCCTGATGTGGCGTGCATATGACCAGCTTGGCTTCTTGGAATACTCCTTCGTGGAAACCGTTGAAGCGATGCATCCCTTCTACATCATCCGTGCTCTCGGCGGCGCACTCTTCGTGCTCGGCGCCCTGATCATGGCCTACAATCTCTGGATGACTGTCCGTCATGGCGAAGCTGAAGAAGCGGAAGCCACGCCGGCTGGCTCCCTGGCTGCGGCTGAATAA
- a CDS encoding outer membrane protein, producing the protein MKTSCFASVLFGAAAWVGGAWPGFAQSTVLAPSQRISSAWEFVVAPYFVGANITGESQIGRLPATDLDVDTGTILENLHFGGMIRLEALYQQKVGAMVDIAYMKLGAAKNTPLTSGGRARFGARQLIVEGMLTYRLFQNEATWVEAIAGGRYWDVSLDINATGTIAGNFVQDWGDDWLDPIIGARAMHRFNDRWSGNLRGDIGGFGLASDFSWSLQGGVGYQFNPTWSAHLQYKALSVDYDNGKSGATSFAYDTITHGPLIGVVARF; encoded by the coding sequence GTGAAGACAAGTTGCTTTGCGTCGGTTTTGTTTGGAGCAGCCGCCTGGGTCGGGGGGGCGTGGCCTGGGTTTGCCCAATCTACGGTTCTGGCTCCTTCACAACGAATTTCATCAGCATGGGAGTTTGTAGTTGCTCCCTATTTTGTCGGTGCCAACATCACCGGCGAATCCCAAATTGGCCGTCTGCCAGCTACAGATCTGGATGTCGACACCGGGACCATCTTAGAAAACCTCCATTTCGGCGGCATGATCCGGCTTGAAGCGCTCTATCAGCAAAAAGTCGGTGCGATGGTCGACATCGCCTATATGAAACTTGGCGCTGCGAAAAACACACCTCTCACTTCCGGTGGACGAGCTCGTTTCGGAGCTCGGCAACTGATCGTCGAGGGCATGCTGACCTATCGGTTGTTCCAAAACGAAGCGACTTGGGTGGAAGCGATTGCTGGTGGGCGATACTGGGATGTCTCTCTGGATATCAATGCCACAGGAACAATCGCTGGAAATTTTGTCCAGGATTGGGGTGATGATTGGCTGGACCCGATCATCGGAGCGCGGGCGATGCATCGTTTTAATGACCGGTGGTCCGGAAATCTGCGTGGAGATATCGGTGGCTTCGGGCTTGCGTCAGACTTCAGTTGGAGTTTGCAAGGTGGGGTCGGATATCAATTCAACCCCACCTGGTCTGCCCACCTACAATACAAGGCGCTGAGCGTCGATTATGACAACGGGAAATCCGGCGCCACAAGTTTTGCCTACGATACCATCACACACGGACCTTTGATTGGGGTTGTGGCTCGGTTTTGA
- a CDS encoding AbrB family transcriptional regulator → MNSTSGIVTVRRFLVTVAIAAIGGWLFHLAGLPAAWLSGGMVLVAVMTLAGVPTVMPAKVRDGLFVLLGISMGAGVRPEVVDRIGEWPLSMAFLLVAVICITAAGYTVLRYIAHWPKETAFFGAIPGTLSYVIALATERGADLPRIASTQSVRLFVLVALLPYALMSTNGTQTSLAETVLEPGLQDYLIGAPLCVLASVLAVAARVPGGWMTGAFLMSAGLNASGLVTLALPGPLMLVCFMMMGALIGCRFNEMTFREFLRVLMASIAAFTAAFATSVLFATAVSHMMEIPFGQALLAFAPGGLEVMTLLAFMLDLDPAFVAAHQIVRFTGMVLLLPWVTSLFFWRTSPSQN, encoded by the coding sequence ATGAATTCAACCTCCGGGATTGTAACAGTAAGGCGGTTTTTGGTGACGGTGGCCATCGCGGCAATCGGCGGATGGTTGTTTCATCTTGCCGGTCTTCCTGCGGCCTGGCTATCCGGTGGGATGGTTCTCGTTGCTGTCATGACACTTGCGGGCGTACCCACGGTGATGCCGGCCAAAGTCCGGGACGGGTTGTTTGTGCTTCTGGGGATTTCCATGGGGGCCGGTGTACGCCCTGAGGTGGTCGACCGGATTGGTGAGTGGCCGTTGTCGATGGCGTTTTTGCTCGTTGCCGTCATATGCATCACCGCGGCCGGATACACAGTTCTTCGCTACATTGCTCATTGGCCCAAGGAAACCGCCTTCTTTGGCGCGATACCAGGAACACTGTCTTATGTGATTGCATTGGCGACCGAACGTGGCGCCGATTTGCCACGAATTGCGTCGACACAATCGGTTCGGCTTTTTGTGCTGGTTGCTCTGCTGCCATATGCGCTCATGTCGACGAATGGAACACAAACCTCGTTGGCGGAAACAGTTTTGGAACCTGGCCTACAGGATTATCTGATCGGGGCACCGTTGTGCGTCCTGGCAAGTGTCCTGGCTGTCGCTGCTCGTGTGCCAGGCGGTTGGATGACAGGGGCGTTTTTGATGAGCGCCGGGTTGAATGCGTCTGGTTTGGTGACCTTAGCTCTGCCCGGACCGCTCATGCTGGTCTGTTTTATGATGATGGGCGCTCTGATCGGATGCCGGTTCAATGAAATGACTTTCCGGGAATTCTTGCGTGTTTTGATGGCGTCTATAGCCGCATTCACTGCAGCCTTTGCCACATCGGTTCTGTTTGCGACTGCAGTGTCGCACATGATGGAGATCCCCTTCGGTCAGGCCCTTCTTGCCTTTGCGCCTGGTGGATTGGAGGTTATGACGCTATTGGCCTTTATGCTGGACCTGGATCCAGCGTTTGTTGCAGCTCATCAAATCGTCAGATTCACAGGAATGGTACTGTTGCTGCCCTGGGTGACCAGCTTGTTTTTCTGGCGGACGTCTCCGTCTCAAAACTAG